A section of the bacterium genome encodes:
- a CDS encoding undecaprenyl/decaprenyl-phosphate alpha-N-acetylglucosaminyl 1-phosphate transferase — protein sequence MTEYFIKDRLLFLLFITTVSFVACYTLTKIILYISHRFQFLDLPEERRVHTQPTPRLGGVAFICTFFIGTVLLLYLKPKVYQVFTSSPLFLSIYVGISLTFTLGLVDDLKNLKAKHKLFFQIAIAGLVFLLGFKIRYIALSASYTIDLNHFSLPITVIFLVGLQNAFNFIDGIDGLAAGVAWITLASIAVLSFFISLPILGWLSLILIASLSAFLVFNWSPAKIFMGDSGSLSLGFILASFSQFPGSSQSVPYPIYVVFLFLSLPILDTGIALTRRAIKHIDNFYFRPYSLKQSWSFMKQLFKKIMKPDGDHIHHRLLRRYLSHKKVALTCYKLAFFGSLCACLCTQAPTFIAWLITISYCFFIFQFLISLEYDAFQAKKHRQDLQESQWQKALQSFDSSNSS from the coding sequence ATGACAGAGTATTTCATAAAAGATCGATTATTATTTTTACTTTTTATTACAACAGTAAGCTTTGTTGCTTGTTACACTCTAACTAAAATAATTCTTTATATTTCTCATAGGTTTCAGTTCCTTGATCTTCCTGAAGAAAGAAGAGTCCATACCCAACCCACACCAAGACTTGGTGGAGTGGCTTTTATATGTACCTTTTTCATTGGAACTGTCCTATTATTATATTTAAAACCCAAAGTTTACCAAGTCTTTACAAGCTCTCCATTATTTCTTTCAATTTATGTAGGTATTAGTTTAACGTTCACATTGGGCCTTGTTGATGATCTTAAAAACTTAAAAGCTAAACACAAACTTTTTTTTCAAATTGCCATTGCTGGTTTGGTATTTTTACTTGGATTTAAAATAAGGTATATTGCCTTAAGCGCAAGCTACACCATTGATCTCAATCATTTTTCATTGCCTATTACTGTTATATTCTTGGTTGGTTTACAAAATGCTTTTAATTTCATTGATGGTATAGATGGCCTGGCTGCGGGTGTTGCTTGGATTACTTTAGCATCCATTGCAGTTTTATCTTTTTTCATCTCTTTACCCATTTTAGGTTGGTTGAGTTTAATTCTTATTGCAAGTCTAAGCGCTTTTTTAGTTTTTAATTGGTCACCAGCAAAAATATTTATGGGAGACAGTGGAAGTCTTAGCTTAGGCTTCATTCTAGCAAGTTTTTCTCAATTTCCCGGAAGCTCACAAAGTGTACCCTACCCTATCTATGTAGTTTTTTTATTTTTGAGCCTCCCTATTTTAGATACTGGCATCGCTTTGACTAGGCGAGCAATAAAACACATTGATAACTTTTACTTTAGACCTTACTCTTTAAAACAGTCTTGGTCTTTTATGAAGCAACTTTTTAAGAAAATCATGAAGCCTGATGGTGACCATATCCACCATAGACTATTGCGTCGGTACTTATCACATAAAAAAGTAGCCCTCACTTGCTACAAGTTGGCATTTTTTGGGAGTTTGTGCGCCTGTTTATGCACTCAAGCTCCAACTTTTATTGCTTGGCTAATTACTATATCTTATTGCTTTTTTATTTTTCAATTTTTGATTTCTTTAGAATACGATGCATTTCAAGCAAAAAAACATCGCCAAGACTTGCAAGAAAGTCAATGGCAAAAAGCCTTACAATCATTTGATTCTTCAAACTCTTCTTGA
- a CDS encoding AI-2E family transporter produces the protein MNKVDKLSQSCLLILTAIALTFSLAYVKNIAVPFVISVFMYAVFLPITIFLQKKAKLSRDFSILITMLGFLVFASMLVVFIVQSLQAFAQNAWQYQNKVIESLSFLQSIAKKWSINLNIDSIESMLQNIPVFDLIANVSGELLNILGNAALIVIFVLFLFFGTQKNTFRSKTIDLMQKQVSQYSIAKFFISLGTAVSQGILLSVLNVEMVLMFSVLTFLLNFIPNIGSIIAVLLPLPLAILQFGFTFPFYILLIISIAIQMLWGNILEPKLLGQTLGFHPVTILLCLLFWGLVWGIPGMFLAVPMTSILKIILEQIDATKKIAKLLEGQLSYQDEPL, from the coding sequence ATGAATAAAGTAGATAAGCTATCTCAGTCTTGCCTTCTCATTTTAACTGCTATTGCCTTAACTTTTTCGCTTGCTTATGTAAAAAATATTGCAGTTCCTTTTGTCATCTCGGTATTCATGTACGCTGTCTTTTTGCCGATAACAATCTTTTTGCAAAAAAAAGCCAAATTATCTAGAGATTTTTCAATTTTAATTACCATGCTGGGTTTCTTGGTCTTTGCATCTATGTTGGTTGTATTTATTGTTCAATCTTTACAAGCTTTTGCTCAAAATGCATGGCAATATCAAAACAAAGTGATTGAATCTTTAAGTTTCTTACAGAGCATTGCAAAAAAATGGAGCATCAATCTCAATATAGACTCTATAGAGTCTATGCTGCAAAACATACCTGTTTTTGATTTAATCGCTAATGTAAGTGGTGAACTGTTAAATATTCTTGGTAACGCTGCACTTATTGTTATTTTCGTTTTGTTTTTATTTTTTGGAACACAAAAAAACACATTCAGATCAAAAACAATTGACCTTATGCAAAAGCAAGTATCGCAATACAGTATTGCAAAATTTTTTATATCTCTTGGAACAGCTGTTTCTCAGGGAATTTTACTGAGCGTATTGAATGTTGAAATGGTATTAATGTTTTCCGTATTAACGTTTTTACTCAATTTTATTCCAAACATTGGTTCAATCATAGCCGTATTATTGCCTCTACCTTTGGCCATTTTACAGTTTGGCTTTACTTTTCCCTTCTACATTTTACTGATCATTAGCATTGCCATACAAATGCTTTGGGGAAATATTCTTGAACCAAAATTACTGGGTCAAACTTTAGGTTTTCATCCAGTAACTATACTTTTGTGCTTACTTTTTTGGGGTTTGGTATGGGGAATCCCAGGCATGTTTTTAGCGGTGCCCATGACCTCTATATTAAAAATCATTCTTGAACAAATTGATGCCACAAAAAAAATTGCAAAGCTTCTTGAAGGTCAACTCAGTTATCAAGATGAACCCCTTTAA
- a CDS encoding LysR family transcriptional regulator: MEFHDLEVFVVVTQEKSFSRAAKKIFRTQPAVSLAIRRLEEEMGGAVFDRASKEPILTDIGRILYEYARELLNLRNQVIPAVEELKSLKRGIIRIGSNETGAIFLLPHIIEYRKQFPDIKVEVLRFKSRMIPDEIMKRNIDLGIIGYDPKDPHLSAPIVYEDHLSLVVYPSHKFAKKKKVNIKDLAGETFAAHFVRASFRDQIISLFEKKGVPLNIDVELPTVEAIKQFVEMKQAVAMVPSMCIESEVRSKRLVDVEVSEIKAIQKKLRAVHIKGKTHTSFAARAFISILQKNKDIKF, encoded by the coding sequence ATGGAGTTTCACGATTTAGAAGTATTTGTGGTTGTAACACAAGAAAAAAGTTTTTCCCGAGCAGCAAAAAAAATCTTTAGAACACAGCCCGCTGTAAGTTTAGCAATTAGAAGATTAGAAGAAGAAATGGGAGGAGCTGTTTTTGACCGAGCCAGCAAAGAACCGATCTTAACAGACATAGGGCGTATTTTATATGAATATGCTAGAGAGTTACTAAACTTAAGAAATCAAGTTATACCTGCGGTTGAAGAGCTGAAAAGTTTAAAGCGAGGTATCATACGCATAGGTTCTAACGAAACAGGAGCCATATTTTTACTCCCACACATTATAGAATACAGAAAACAGTTCCCAGATATAAAAGTTGAGGTGTTGCGGTTTAAATCTCGGATGATACCGGATGAAATCATGAAGAGAAACATAGACTTGGGTATTATAGGCTATGACCCTAAAGATCCTCATCTATCAGCTCCTATTGTTTATGAAGATCATTTGTCATTGGTTGTTTACCCGTCACATAAGTTTGCAAAAAAGAAAAAAGTTAACATTAAAGATTTAGCGGGTGAAACATTTGCAGCCCATTTTGTAAGAGCAAGTTTTAGAGATCAGATTATCAGTTTATTTGAAAAAAAAGGAGTTCCGCTCAATATAGATGTTGAGTTACCTACGGTAGAAGCAATCAAGCAGTTTGTAGAAATGAAACAGGCTGTTGCGATGGTACCCAGTATGTGTATAGAAAGTGAAGTTCGTTCAAAACGTTTAGTAGACGTAGAAGTTAGTGAGATTAAGGCGATCCAAAAAAAATTACGAGCAGTTCATATTAAAGGAAAAACCCATACCTCATTTGCTGCAAGAGCATTTATTTCAATTTTACAAAAAAATAAGGATATAAAGTTTTAA
- a CDS encoding DMT family transporter, with the protein MRVQRGVYFIHSGIFWKIISVFLFVITSTCIKLASDEANHFQAVFFRSIIPIPILYAIAKHQGLSLWGTKRKLLFLRGLYGAIQLQFFIFAVMNLPLGDVMVLVSTSPLFVAFLSPWIAQEKSHSFVFWMIPFFLLGLSLIIKPSLSFNLIPSLSALSTAIGVAIISLVIRKLRQSDNPLTIVFYFVFFSTLFTLPTALYYWNPLSTRVWIYLCLSGISALFAQISMTYALRLEKASTLALFSYTSPVFGYFFGITIFKDRPDVWALLGASIIIACGVFTAKVNARKSKSSNINQKA; encoded by the coding sequence ATGCGCGTACAAAGAGGCGTGTACTTTATTCACTCAGGTATATTTTGGAAAATTATATCCGTGTTTCTTTTTGTGATAACCTCAACTTGCATCAAGTTAGCAAGTGATGAAGCCAATCATTTTCAGGCGGTTTTTTTTCGCTCCATCATTCCAATTCCTATTCTTTATGCTATTGCCAAGCATCAAGGCCTGTCTTTATGGGGAACCAAGCGCAAATTACTTTTTTTACGCGGTTTATATGGCGCTATTCAATTGCAGTTTTTCATTTTTGCTGTCATGAACTTGCCATTGGGTGACGTTATGGTTCTGGTCTCGACATCTCCTTTGTTTGTGGCATTTTTATCCCCTTGGATTGCTCAAGAAAAATCGCATTCTTTTGTTTTTTGGATGATTCCTTTTTTCTTACTAGGTTTAAGTTTAATTATAAAACCAAGCCTTAGCTTTAATTTAATTCCTTCTCTTTCTGCTTTAAGTACAGCAATTGGTGTTGCAATCATATCTCTTGTCATTAGAAAGCTCAGACAAAGCGACAACCCGCTCACCATCGTTTTTTATTTTGTTTTTTTCTCTACGCTTTTCACATTACCAACAGCTCTATACTACTGGAACCCCTTATCAACAAGGGTTTGGATATACTTATGCCTATCAGGTATATCTGCATTATTTGCACAAATCTCCATGACTTACGCTTTAAGACTTGAAAAAGCCAGTACATTAGCATTATTCAGCTACACTAGCCCTGTATTTGGCTATTTCTTTGGAATAACTATTTTCAAGGACAGACCCGATGTATGGGCTTTGCTTGGAGCATCGATTATTATTGCTTGCGGTGTATTTACTGCAAAAGTCAATGCTAGAAAATCCAAATCAAGCAATATAAACCAAAAAGCTTAA
- a CDS encoding aminopeptidase P N-terminal domain-containing protein, with protein MLNTNIPKYFKQRRQQLVDSIDEGVFVFPSVQEGKGAVINYLYRQDSSFYYLSGFDEADACIVIVKTKNQHKFIVFAQDRDPKKELWDGERYGLKRIKEIFSADEVYHLSDLEHELPKVLSGHQHVYYSYGKDEYFDKRVFTALENLRKVQGRSGKGLLTLKDPVEVLGELRVIKKAEEIEKIKHACKASVAGHNAILSQAKPGITERQVEAIFEYTIKMNGCSRTGYSSIVASGANATCLHYVRNSNELKAGDLCLVDAGGEHDYYSADITRTFPVSGKFSQEQKEIYEVVLKAQKATISALKPGVPYENNYKISCEVMTQGLIDLGILQGSLEENLEKMTIKKFFPHNIGHWLGVDIHDVGMYSDEKGNSRSLQDGMFLTVEPGLYFNPEDDSYPEQYKGIGVRIEDDILITADGHENLTAGVPKEVEEIEAIRQEAIK; from the coding sequence ATGTTAAATACGAATATTCCAAAGTATTTTAAGCAGCGCCGTCAGCAACTGGTTGATTCTATTGATGAAGGTGTTTTTGTATTTCCATCGGTTCAAGAGGGTAAGGGGGCCGTGATTAATTATCTTTACCGTCAGGACAGTAGTTTTTATTATTTATCAGGGTTTGATGAAGCAGATGCGTGCATTGTTATTGTCAAAACTAAAAATCAGCATAAATTTATTGTTTTTGCCCAAGATAGAGATCCTAAAAAAGAGTTGTGGGATGGTGAGCGTTATGGCTTAAAAAGAATTAAAGAGATATTTTCTGCTGATGAAGTTTATCATTTGTCTGACTTAGAGCATGAGTTGCCAAAGGTATTATCCGGACATCAGCATGTATATTATAGTTACGGCAAAGATGAATATTTTGATAAAAGAGTTTTTACTGCTTTAGAAAATCTACGCAAAGTGCAAGGCAGAAGTGGAAAGGGTTTGTTAACTTTAAAAGATCCAGTTGAAGTCTTGGGTGAGCTTAGAGTGATTAAAAAAGCCGAAGAAATTGAAAAAATAAAACATGCTTGCAAAGCTTCTGTTGCTGGACATAATGCAATTTTAAGTCAAGCTAAGCCTGGAATAACTGAAAGACAAGTGGAAGCTATTTTTGAATACACAATAAAGATGAATGGTTGTAGCAGAACAGGATATTCAAGTATTGTTGCTAGCGGTGCCAATGCAACCTGTTTACATTATGTCAGAAACAGTAATGAGCTTAAAGCGGGTGATTTATGTTTGGTTGATGCTGGTGGTGAACATGACTATTACTCTGCTGATATTACCAGAACATTTCCAGTCTCAGGAAAATTTAGCCAAGAACAAAAAGAAATTTATGAGGTGGTGTTAAAAGCACAAAAAGCGACGATTTCTGCTTTAAAGCCAGGCGTGCCGTATGAAAATAATTACAAAATTTCATGTGAAGTCATGACTCAAGGTTTAATAGACTTGGGGATTTTGCAAGGAAGTTTAGAAGAAAATTTAGAAAAAATGACTATAAAAAAATTTTTTCCACATAATATAGGACATTGGTTAGGCGTAGATATTCACGATGTTGGTATGTATTCAGATGAAAAGGGAAATTCTAGATCTCTACAAGATGGTATGTTTTTAACAGTTGAGCCGGGTTTATATTTTAACCCTGAAGATGATTCTTATCCTGAACAATATAAAGGAATAGGTGTGAGAATTGAGGATGATATATTGATTACTGCTGATGGGCATGAAAATTTAACTGCAGGTGTTCCTAAAGAAGTTGAAGAAATTGAAGCCATTCGTCAAGAGGCAATAAAGTAA
- a CDS encoding class I SAM-dependent methyltransferase, translating to MYSKYELYEASVQDPQAEVDFWQQASQELIGKPARSMREDFCATFWNAATWVKQHKDNTAIAVDISKDVLDYGKKKHFDTLSSTEQSRLRIVQNDVMKVNDPKVDMVTVSNFSIFFFKERLKLLAYLKQALGVLNDKGFICVDVLGGTQSEDDDYEERTFKVPRSKEEITYIWEQEEYNPISRETRYSIHYKFKNKKKLKRAFTYDWRMWSIPELKDLMLEAGFKDVVVYWEEDDEDGEGSGVYSQHEDAENCASWIAYVIGIK from the coding sequence ATGTATAGCAAATATGAATTGTATGAAGCTTCAGTACAGGACCCTCAGGCTGAAGTTGATTTTTGGCAACAAGCAAGTCAAGAGTTGATTGGAAAACCAGCGCGCAGTATGCGCGAAGATTTTTGTGCAACTTTTTGGAATGCCGCTACATGGGTTAAACAGCATAAAGATAATACAGCCATAGCTGTTGATATCTCTAAAGATGTTCTCGACTATGGCAAAAAAAAACATTTTGATACACTTTCTTCTACTGAGCAAAGCCGTTTGCGTATTGTTCAAAATGATGTGATGAAAGTGAATGACCCAAAAGTTGACATGGTCACGGTGTCTAATTTTTCAATTTTCTTTTTTAAAGAGCGTTTGAAACTATTGGCTTACTTGAAACAGGCTTTAGGTGTTCTCAATGATAAAGGGTTTATTTGTGTTGATGTTTTGGGGGGAACGCAGTCAGAAGATGATGATTATGAAGAACGAACATTTAAAGTTCCCAGAAGCAAAGAAGAAATAACCTATATATGGGAGCAAGAAGAGTATAATCCTATAAGTCGAGAAACACGGTACTCGATTCATTATAAATTTAAAAATAAGAAAAAGCTTAAAAGAGCATTTACCTATGATTGGCGTATGTGGAGTATCCCAGAATTAAAAGACTTAATGTTAGAGGCAGGCTTTAAGGATGTTGTTGTTTATTGGGAAGAGGACGATGAGGACGGTGAGGGCAGCGGTGTTTACTCGCAGCATGAAGATGCTGAAAATTGTGCTTCATGGATTGCTTACGTCATAGGCATTAAATAA
- a CDS encoding iron-sulfur cluster assembly protein, which yields MNNPLNISFSDLAKEKVCAFIEASNKETMVLRIQITETLIDKFKYYFSLEEAHQKKPDDVVIQFKNFSTYIDAKSAQNLHGAKVDWKQQDNMEGFAIENPNKPKLPSNNEELEQLIVEELKTVYDPEIPVNVYDLGLIYNISLDKDNIATITMTLTTPNCPAAETLPAEIEQKAKGVPTVKDVKIDLTWEPPWHKDMISEAAKLELGLM from the coding sequence ATGAATAACCCACTTAATATAAGTTTTAGCGACCTTGCCAAAGAAAAAGTATGCGCATTTATTGAAGCGTCAAATAAAGAGACCATGGTCTTGCGTATCCAAATCACAGAAACCTTAATTGACAAGTTCAAGTATTATTTTTCTCTTGAAGAAGCTCATCAAAAAAAACCTGATGATGTCGTTATACAATTCAAGAACTTTAGCACTTATATTGATGCAAAGAGTGCTCAAAATTTACACGGTGCAAAAGTTGATTGGAAACAACAGGATAATATGGAAGGTTTTGCCATTGAAAACCCCAACAAACCAAAACTCCCTTCTAATAATGAAGAACTTGAACAATTGATTGTTGAGGAGTTAAAAACTGTTTACGATCCTGAAATTCCAGTCAACGTCTATGACCTAGGTCTAATTTACAATATCAGCCTTGATAAAGACAATATTGCCACCATCACCATGACACTCACCACGCCTAATTGTCCAGCTGCTGAAACCTTACCGGCTGAAATAGAACAAAAAGCAAAAGGCGTCCCAACTGTAAAAGATGTTAAAATTGATCTAACTTGGGAACCTCCCTGGCATAAGGATATGATCAGTGAAGCTGCTAAATTAGAGCTTGGTTTAATGTAG
- a CDS encoding SufS family cysteine desulfurase, whose product MQRTVDKKTFDVEQVRKDFPILNQSINSKPLVYLDNAASTQKPQHMIDQLCHFLKHDYANVHRGIHSLSQRSTVLLEATRKKIQNLINAQSENEIIFLRGVTEASNLLAHVLATKINPGDEIILTEMEHHSNIVPWQMLAQANKATIRVIPINDLGELDMDIYKTLLNDKTKLLVFSHISNALGTINPIDAMIDLAHQYNALTVVDAAQSIAHKKINVQEINCDFLMFSAHKLYGPTGFGALYGKEDLLNTLPPFHGGGEMIDHVTPLESTYKNAPARFEAGTPNIMGAIAFSASLDYFNQYNLQTIEAHEQSLLNSAQEQIKKISGIKVIGQAEHKASILSFYHQDIHANDIAMLLDQMGIAVRSGHHCAQPIMDHFKISSTCRASFAMYNTHEEVDYFINALNKSIKMLG is encoded by the coding sequence ATGCAAAGAACAGTTGATAAAAAAACATTTGATGTTGAGCAAGTTAGAAAAGACTTTCCCATTCTTAATCAAAGCATCAATTCAAAACCTTTGGTCTATCTAGATAACGCTGCTTCAACACAAAAACCTCAGCACATGATTGATCAATTGTGTCACTTTTTAAAACATGATTATGCCAATGTCCACCGGGGTATTCATAGCTTAAGTCAACGTTCTACAGTATTGTTAGAAGCTACTCGTAAAAAAATTCAAAACTTGATTAATGCTCAATCTGAAAATGAAATTATTTTTCTCAGAGGTGTAACGGAAGCCAGTAATTTATTGGCCCATGTTTTAGCTACAAAAATCAATCCTGGGGATGAAATCATCCTGACTGAAATGGAACATCACTCTAATATTGTTCCTTGGCAAATGCTTGCTCAGGCCAACAAAGCTACAATCAGAGTAATTCCTATTAATGATTTAGGTGAGTTGGATATGGACATATATAAAACATTGCTTAATGATAAAACCAAGTTGCTTGTTTTTTCTCATATATCCAATGCCTTAGGGACCATTAATCCTATTGATGCGATGATTGACCTTGCCCACCAATACAATGCGCTAACTGTTGTAGATGCAGCACAAAGTATTGCTCATAAAAAAATAAACGTTCAAGAGATAAATTGTGATTTTTTGATGTTTTCAGCGCATAAACTTTATGGCCCTACAGGGTTTGGAGCACTGTATGGCAAAGAAGACCTTTTAAACACGCTCCCCCCCTTCCATGGAGGTGGAGAAATGATTGATCACGTTACCCCATTAGAATCAACTTATAAAAACGCTCCAGCACGCTTTGAAGCTGGTACGCCCAATATCATGGGAGCCATTGCTTTTTCTGCTTCCTTAGATTATTTTAATCAATACAATCTCCAGACTATAGAAGCGCATGAACAAAGCCTATTGAATTCAGCTCAAGAGCAAATTAAAAAAATCTCAGGGATAAAAGTTATAGGACAAGCAGAACATAAAGCATCGATTTTATCTTTTTATCATCAAGACATTCATGCCAATGATATTGCCATGCTCCTGGATCAAATGGGAATTGCAGTAAGGTCTGGACACCACTGCGCCCAACCGATCATGGATCATTTTAAAATTTCTTCAACCTGTAGAGCCTCATTTGCCATGTACAATACGCATGAAGAAGTTGATTATTTTATCAATGCATTGAACAAATCTATTAAAATGTTAGGATAA
- the sufD gene encoding Fe-S cluster assembly protein SufD, with amino-acid sequence MTIIDQYKQKEALTIHQEQAWLKFMEQGFPNKKIEAFKYNKLSQNDYQAFNYLVDKEDSLQTDPLYKPDYPVHAHLINGQLKINNTHNKDQLKLGQTHQDQEQDIACKNEQQTTHTWNTLHDINRVFSRQGYQIDVMPNTNVEETLVIQHSVNGNRIAINNRNKINVGKNSKVTIVEFFSGQVAQDNYFQNQTLSIHCDDNAHLTLIRIQDDVQQAIHQSSIDVFQNKNSTSNIINFSLGAYRSRLDASVQLLQDNAQTNLSGLYFAKNKQFHDHYTNIYHGHANTFSSELFKGILNDTAEAAFAGKIYVEKDAQKIESKQMNRNLMLSDDASSYSVPQLEIFADDVKCAHGSTVGELDLEQLFYLRSRGFSEYDAKLALIQAYANEVTEQCKVDFVQSYINTYLLDNLFKKA; translated from the coding sequence GTGACAATAATTGATCAATATAAACAAAAAGAGGCTTTAACCATCCATCAAGAACAGGCATGGTTAAAATTTATGGAACAGGGCTTTCCTAATAAAAAAATTGAAGCCTTTAAATACAATAAACTATCGCAAAATGATTACCAAGCTTTTAATTATCTGGTTGATAAGGAAGATTCTTTACAGACTGATCCATTGTATAAGCCAGACTACCCCGTTCATGCGCACTTGATCAATGGTCAACTTAAAATTAATAATACTCATAATAAAGATCAACTAAAACTTGGGCAAACTCATCAAGACCAAGAACAAGATATTGCATGTAAAAATGAACAACAAACAACCCATACATGGAACACGCTTCATGACATCAATCGTGTTTTTTCAAGGCAAGGTTACCAAATTGATGTCATGCCTAACACGAATGTAGAGGAAACTCTGGTCATTCAGCACTCTGTTAATGGCAATAGGATTGCAATCAATAATAGAAACAAAATCAATGTTGGTAAAAATAGCAAGGTTACTATTGTAGAGTTTTTTTCTGGTCAAGTCGCTCAAGATAATTACTTTCAAAACCAAACCTTAAGCATTCACTGTGATGACAATGCTCATCTCACGCTGATTCGTATTCAAGACGATGTACAACAAGCCATTCATCAGAGTAGTATTGATGTTTTTCAAAACAAAAACAGTACAAGCAACATTATTAATTTTTCTCTTGGCGCTTATCGCTCTAGATTAGATGCTTCTGTTCAACTGCTGCAAGACAACGCTCAAACCAATTTGTCAGGCTTATATTTTGCAAAAAACAAGCAGTTTCATGATCACTACACCAATATCTACCATGGTCATGCTAATACATTTAGCTCTGAATTATTTAAAGGTATTTTAAATGATACGGCGGAAGCTGCTTTTGCTGGAAAAATTTATGTAGAAAAAGATGCTCAAAAAATAGAATCTAAACAAATGAATCGTAATCTGATGTTATCGGACGATGCCTCATCATACTCAGTCCCACAGCTTGAAATTTTTGCCGATGATGTAAAATGTGCCCATGGTTCCACTGTGGGTGAACTTGACCTGGAACAGTTATTTTACTTACGTTCACGGGGTTTTTCAGAATATGATGCTAAACTAGCACTTATTCAAGCCTATGCAAATGAAGTCACAGAGCAGTGTAAAGTAGACTTCGTTCAAAGCTATATTAACACGTACTTACTGGATAACCTTTTTAAAAAAGCTTGA
- the sufC gene encoding Fe-S cluster assembly ATPase SufC, which translates to MIKINNLHVEVEGKHILKGINLEIKPGEVHAIMGPNGSGKSTLSYVLAGKDGYEITQGSIEYKGQNINDLAPEERAWLGIFLAFQYPVAIAGIKNTVFLRTCLNAKLKAQGKEELNAADFLKVLKSKTELLDLPKDLLNRSVNDGFSGGEKKRNEILQMAMLEPDFAVLDETDSGLDIDALKVVAQGVNSLKSKDRSMLVITHYQRLLDYIVPDVVHVLANGKIIKTGDKSLALELEEKGYAWLTQDSSKTVSLPGV; encoded by the coding sequence ATGATTAAAATTAATAATTTACATGTAGAAGTTGAAGGTAAACACATTTTAAAAGGGATTAACCTAGAGATAAAACCTGGAGAAGTCCATGCTATTATGGGACCCAATGGTTCAGGAAAAAGTACCTTGTCTTATGTTTTAGCTGGCAAAGATGGCTACGAGATAACCCAAGGCAGTATTGAATACAAAGGACAAAACATCAATGATCTAGCGCCAGAAGAACGGGCGTGGCTGGGTATTTTCTTAGCATTTCAATACCCCGTTGCTATTGCAGGTATTAAAAATACTGTTTTTTTAAGAACCTGTCTCAATGCTAAATTGAAAGCACAAGGCAAAGAAGAACTCAATGCTGCAGACTTTTTAAAAGTTCTCAAAAGCAAAACTGAATTACTTGATTTGCCTAAAGACTTGTTAAACCGCTCGGTCAATGATGGTTTCTCTGGTGGTGAAAAAAAACGCAATGAGATTTTACAAATGGCCATGCTCGAACCAGACTTTGCTGTTTTAGATGAAACAGACTCAGGCCTAGATATTGACGCCTTAAAAGTGGTCGCTCAAGGTGTTAATAGTTTAAAATCCAAAGACAGAAGTATGCTGGTGATCACACATTACCAGCGTTTGTTGGACTATATTGTCCCTGACGTGGTTCACGTTTTAGCCAATGGTAAAATCATAAAAACCGGCGATAAATCTCTGGCCTTAGAGCTAGAAGAAAAAGGTTATGCTTGGTTAACCCAAGACAGTAGCAAAACGGTTTCTCTTCCTGGAGTATAA